A region from the Hippopotamus amphibius kiboko isolate mHipAmp2 chromosome 15, mHipAmp2.hap2, whole genome shotgun sequence genome encodes:
- the LOC130836385 gene encoding olfactory receptor 2T6 gives MDEDNKTFSSAFTFIGLFTNNKASSFLFSIICAIFFMAMTANGVMIFLIYIDPHLHTPMYFLLSHLSFIDMMYISTIVPKMLVDYLVGKRTISFIACTAQYFLYMGFVGAEFFLLGLMAYDRYVAICNPLRYLVLMSHRVCWMILASSWFGGALDSFLLTPITMSLPFCASHKIDHFFCEAPTMLRLACGNKAAYEMVMYICCVMMLLIPFSVVIASYTQVLITVHQMKSAEGKKKAFATCSSHMMVVVLFYGAALYTYMLPQSYHTPVKDKVFSAFYTILTPLLNPLIYSLRNRDVTGALQRVLARCQGAHGMTREEF, from the coding sequence ATGGATGAAGATAATAAGACCTTTTCCAGTGCCTTCACCTTCATTGGGCTCTTCACTAACAATAAAGCCTCTAGCTTCCTTTTCAGCATCATTTGTGCCATCTTCTTCATGGCCATGACAGCTAATGGGGTCATGATCTTCCTAATCTACATAGACcctcacctccacacccccatgtactttctgctcagtcaTCTCTCCTTCATTGACATGATGTACATCTCTACCATTGTGCCCAAGATGCTGGTTGATTACCTTGTGGGCAAGAGGACCATCTCCTTTATTGCCTGTACAGCCCAGTACTTTCTCTATATGGGCTTTGTAGGGGCTGAATTTTTCCTGCTGGGactcatggcctatgaccgctatgtggccatctgtaacccCCTTCGCTATCTGGTCCTCATGAGCCATCGGGTCTGTTGGATGATCTTGGCCAGCTCTTGGTTTGGTGGTGCTTTGGACAGCTTCCTCCTCACCCCTATCACCATGAGTCTCCCATTCTGTGCTTCACACAAGATCGACCACTTCTTCTGTGAGGCGCCCACCATGCTGAGGTTGGCCTGTGGTAACAAAGCTGCCTATGAAATGGTGATGTACATTTGCTGTGTCATGATGCTGCTGATCCCCTTCTCTGTAGTGATTGCTTCCTACACCCAGGTTCTCATCACCGTGCACCAGATGAAGTCAgcggaaggaaagaagaaggccTTTGCCACCTGCTCCTCACACATGATGGTGGTGGTTTTGTTCTATGGGGCTGCACTGTACACATATATGCTTCCCCAGTCATACCACACCCCAGTCAAAGACAAGGTCTTCTCTGCCTTTTACACTATCCTCACCCCCTTGTTAAACCCTCTTATCTACAGCCTGAGAAACAGAGATGTAACTGGGGCCCTTCAGAGGGTTTTGGCAAGATGTCAAGGGGCCCATGGTATGACAAGGGAAGAGTTCTGA
- the LOC130837014 gene encoding olfactory receptor 2T1, whose protein sequence is MDAYNTSSTDFTFMGLFNRKDISGLLFAIISIIFFTALMANGVMIFLIRTDLCLHTPMYFLLSHLSFIDMMYISTIVPKMLVDYLLGQRTISFAGCTAQHFLYLTLVGAEFFLLGLMAYDRYVAICNPLRYPVLMSCRVCWMIIAGSWFGGFLDGFLLTPITMSFPFCNSREINHFFCEAPAVLKLACADTALYETVMYVCCVLMLLIPFSVVIASYAQILTTVHRMSSVEGRKKAFATCSSHVTVVTLFYGAAMYTYMLPHSYHRPEQDKVFSMFYTILTPMLNPLIYSLRNKDVTRAMKRALGRFKGTQRVSGDAF, encoded by the coding sequence ATGGATGCATACAACACATCCTCTACAGACTTTACCTTCATGGGGTTGTTCAACAGAAAGGACATATCAGGCCTTCTTTTTGCCATCATCTCTATCATCTTTTTTACTGCATTAATGGCCAACGGGGTCATGATATTCCTGATCCGCACCGACTTGTGCCTCCACACTCCCATGTACTTCCTTCTCAGCCACCTCTCCTTCATTGATATGATGTACATCTCTACCATTGTGCCCAAGATGCTGGTCGATTACCTGCTGGGTCAAAGGACCATCTCCTTTGCGGGGTGCACAGCTCAGCACTTCCTCTACCTTACCCTTGTGGGAGCTGAGTTCTTCCTGCTGGGcctcatggcctatgaccgctacgtggccatctgcaaccCCCTCCGCTATCCTGTCCTCATGAGCTGCCGTGTTTGCTGGATGATTATAGCAGGTTCCTGGTTTGGGGGCTTTTTGGATGGCTTCCTTCTAACCCCCATCACCATGAGTTTCCCCTTCTGCAACTCGCGGGAGATAAACCATTTCTTCTGTGAGGCCCCTGCAGTTCTGAAGTTGGCTTGTGCAGACACAGCTCTCTATGAGACAGTGATGTATGTGTGCTGTGTGTTGATGCTGCTGATTCCTTTCTCTGTGGTGATTGCCTCCTATGCCCAAATCCTGACCACGGTCCACCGCATGAGCTCagtggaagggaggaagaaggcaTTCGCCACCTGCTCATCTCACGTGACAGTGGTGACCCTGTTCTATGGGGCTGCCATGTACACCTACATGCTACCACACTCTTACCACAGGCCAGAGCAAGACAAAGTCTTCTCCATGTTCTACACCATCCTCACACCCATGCTTAACCCACTCATCTACAGTTTGAGGAACAAGGATGTGACCAGAGCTATGAAGAGGGCACTGGGCAGGTTCAAGGGTACACAAAGAGTGTCAGGGGATGCCTTTTGA